ACCCGCGGGTAGGTTAGATTGACCAGGGAACATCGCAGCAACCAGGGAGTCAGGCCATGGCCACCGCTCGACGAGTCGCGATCATCGGCGGCAACCGGATCCCGTTCGCGCGGTCCGGCGGCCCTTACGCCCGCGCCGCCAACCAGGACATGCTGACCGCAGCGCTGGACGGACTGGTCGCGCGCTTCGGCCTGCAGGGCGAGCGGATCGGCGAGTTCGTGGCGGGCGCGGTGCTCAAGCACAGCCGCGACTTCAACCTCGCCCGCGAGACCGTGCTCGGCTCCAAGCTGGATCCCCGCACTCCCGCGCACGACGTGCAGATGGCCTGCGCGACCGGGCTGGAAGCCGTGGTCTCGGTGGCCAACAAGATCGCCCTCGGGCAGCTCGACGTCGGCATCGCCGGTGGCGTCGACTCGGCCAGCGACGCGCCGATCGCGGTCAACGACGACCTGCGCCGCGTCCTGCTGCGCGCCAACCACGCCAAGACCGCAGCCGGCCGGCTCAAGGCGCTGACCGGCGTCCGCCCGCAGCACATCGTCCCGGAGATCCCGCGCAACGCCGAACCGCGCACCGGGCTGTCCATGGGAGAGCACGCCGCGAAGACCGCGCTGGCCTGGGAAATCGGCCGGGAAGCGCAGGACGAGCTGGCCGCGCGCAGCCACCAGCGGCTCGCCGCCGCCTACGAGCGCGGCTTCTTCGACGACCTGCTGACCTCCTACCAGGGCGTGGCCCGCGACCAGAACCTGCGCCCGGACAGCACCGCCGAGAAGCTCGCCAAGCTCAAGCCGGTGTTCGGCCGCGGCGAGGACGCGACCATGACGGCGGGCAACTCGACGCCGCTGACCGACGGCGCCGCCACGGTCCTGCTGGCCAGCGAGGAGTGGGCGGCGCAGCGACGGCTGCCGGTGCTGGCCTACCTCGGTGACGTGGTGTCGGCGTCGGTGGACCACGTCAGCGGCGACGAAGGACTGCTGATGGCCCCGGCCTACGCGGTCCCGCAGCTGCTCGACCGCACCGGCCTGGGGCTGGGCGACTTCGACTTCTACGAGGTGCACGAGGCGTTCGCCTCGCAGGTGCTGGCGACGCTGAAGGCCTGGCAGGACCCGGAGTTCTGCAAGGACCGCCTCGGCCGCGCCGAACCGCTCGGCGAGATCGACCCGGCGAAGCTCAACGTGGTGGGCTCGTCGCTGGCGGCGGGGCACCCCTTCGCCGCGACCGGCGGCCGGATCGTGGCGACCCTGGCGAAGCTGCTGGCGGAGAAGGGATCCGGCCGCGGCCTGATCTCCATCTGCGCGGCGGGCGGCCAGGGCATGACCGCCGTCCTCGAACGCCCCTGACGAGCGAATCCACCGCTCACCCGCTGGCGGGGTTGCGGGCTTCCACGAGCGTCCGCGTGGCGTGGGCGATGAACGCGCCGTTGCGCCGGATCTGCTCGTGGAGGTCGCGCAGGCGGTCGAGGTGCGCCTCGACGGTGAAGCCGGGGACCGTCCAGATCACCTTGCGCAGGAAGTAGACGACCGCGCCGATGTCGGAGAACTCCGCGCGCAGGCGCTCGCTGCGGACGTCCACCACCTCCAGGCCGGCGGCGCGGGCGTCCGCGGCCTCCAGATCCGGGTGGCGCTTGCGGCGGGCTTCGGGCTGCGGACCGAGGAAGTGCTCCACCAGCTCCCACATGGTTCCCGGACCGACGTGCTGGGCGAAGTACGTCCCGCCCGGCTTCAGCACCCGGGCGATCTCCGACCACCACACGGTGGCCGGATGCCGGCTCGTCACCAGGTCGAAGGCCGCGTCGGCGAACGGCAGCGGCGGCTCGTCCGGGTCCGCGACGACGACCGCGCCCAGCGGGTGCAGCAGCTCCGTCGCCACCGCCACGTTCGGCGGCCAGGACTCGGTGGCCACCATGACCGGCGGGAAGCCCGGCACCCCGGCCAGCACTTCCCCGCCGCCGGTCTGGATGTCCAGCGCCGCGGACGCCAGCGCCAAGCGCTGGCCGAGCAACCGCTGGTAGCCCCACGAGGGCCGCTGCTCGGTCGCCCGGCCGTCCAGCCAGGAGAAGTCCCAGCCCTCGACCGGAGCGGCCGCGGCCTCGGCCACCAACTCCTCGAACGAACGCGACATGCCCCCATCGTCCCGCCCGGCGCCACCGAATTTCCGCCCGGGCGCTGCCGTCGGCGAGGCTGACGACTCCGCACCTGTCCGCAGCCGGGTGCTATCGCAGCACCTCGTCGCGGTCCCGACACCGCGAAGAGGTGCCGAGTTCACCAGGCGGGCTCGGCGGTGCCGTAGGGCTGGAGGAACGGCCAGGTCAGGGCGCGGCCGTCGAGTCGGCCGGGCGGGGCAACGGCGGTGATGCCGCCTTCCAGCGAGGTCAGCCACGGTTCGACGTTCACCGGGGCCGCCGGGCGTTCGGTGCGGGGTTGGTCCAGGAGCCAGTGCGCGGTGCGGGCCAGCGAGAGCTCTCGCAGCCAGGTGCCGCCGTGCTCGGACTGGCGGCGGAGGCCGTCCAGGACCGCTGCCGCGCAGAGGTATCCCGTGCCGTGGTCCAGGAGCTGGCAGGGCAGCGCGCCAGGACCGTCCGAAGTGGACTCGACGGCGGCGATGCCGGAGGCCGCCTGCACGATGCTGTCGAAACCGCGCCGATCGCCCCACGGACCCGAATTCCCCCACGCGGACAGGGAAACCACCACCAAGCCGGGGTGCCGGTCGGCCAGCGACTCGAAGTCCAGCCCGAACCGGTCGAGCGCACCCGGCCGGTACCCGTGCACCAGCACGTCCGCCCCGTCGAGCAGTTCGTGCAGCCTCGCGAGGCCTTCCGGCGTGCGGGCGTCGAGCACCGCGCTCCGCTTGCCGAGCAGCGCGTCGTGGCTCCCCGGTCGTTCCGGGCGGTGCGGCGGGTCGATGCGCAGGACGTCCGCGCCGAGCGCCGCGAGGAACCGGGTGCACACCGGACCGGCGATCACCCTGGTCAGGTCGAGCACCCGGAACCGGCCGCGCCGGGGTGCCGCGTCGCCTGCCTGGCGAGCGCTCACGAGCGGCTGCGCGTCCACCGCCCGTCCCGGTGGTTCGGCGCGCCACTGCTCGGGGCTGCGCACCGCGGCGGCGATTCCACCGGCTGCGACCACGCGGGCCTCCACCTCTCGCGCCGGTAGTTCCGCGATCGCCGATCCCACCGCGGCGACGTCGTCGGACGTGCCGAGCGCGCGCTGCAGGGCTTCGCGGTGCCACGGGTAGTTGCCGTGCGTCCGGACCCAGCCATCGGATGCCCGCCAGAACCGGGACATCGGCGCGAAGCCGTCCTGGGGCGACTGGCCGTTCAGGAGGAAGTGGGCCTCGCTGCGCACCGCGGCGGCGACGTGCCCGGTGGCGAGCTCCGCCGGGCCCGCGGCCAGCAGCGCGGCTCCGATGCACGCGATCGCGGTGTCCTCGACCGGGAGCCTGGCCGCCAGGTGCCCGAGTTCACCGGTCACGACCAGCTCGTCCGGGCTGCGCTCGATGCCCAGCGCTTCCAGAGCTCCTGCGAGTGTCCGACGCCATTCCGCTGCCATGCCCAGAGTTTCGGCGCGCAGCCTGCGGATCGCAGCAACCGACGCGGAAGATCACAGCGCTTCATCCGGCTCTCTCGCGCTCTATAGCTCTTCCGCTAGAAAGCCGGATATTCGGCGACTGGTGATTTGTCGACTTCTCGCTAGATCTGCAGGCCCGGTTCCGGTCCGCCGGGCGTGTTGAGCAGGAAGGTGAGCCACAGCGCGGCGCGCCGGAGGTGCGGCAACGGCCTTCACGACTGCCCCGTTCTGCTGGATGCCCGGTCCGGTGCGGCTGCGCGCCCGAGGCCGAGTCGTCGAGAGGCGTGCACGAGGGCCCGGGCCAGTCGAGCGGGCGGGGAATCCGGCTCCGGCGGGTGCACTGGCCGGATCCGTCCGTTGTGGATCGCGGTGAACTGCCACCCGCCCGCGCCGCGGACGGCGACGATCGTGTTCCGGGTGAGGCGTCGCTTCGGCAGCTTGGTCCGCCAGGCGGTGAGCACGGAACCGGTGGCCTGGACGATCGCAACACCGTCCGAGACGTGCCGGATCGACTCGATCCGGCCGACCAGGGCGGAGTCGTAGAGCACGCCGCGGAAGAGCTTGTCGTGGGAGGCGATGACCGGCTCTCGTCCCTGCGCGCGGTTGCCGTCGTAGGAGACGTAGTCGCAGTCGGTCGTGAAGCACTCGCCGTAGGCGCGGGCATCACCGGCGGTCCAGGCGGTGCACATGCGCTCGAACAGCGCGGTGATCTGCTCGTCGTCGGTCATCGCTGCTCCTCCGGGTCGTGTTCGGGAGAAGTGGTCGCTCGGCGGCCACCCGACGGGAGCGCCTGCGCGCGCAGCAGCGCACCGCGCTGGTAGGCGAAGTCGGTCACGCGGGTGAGGAACTCCGAGATCGCGGTCAACTGGTGCGCGTCGAAGCCCTCGACCAGCGCGTCGGTGGCGACCGGCAGCGAGTCGAACACCGCCTGGACCTCGCGCACCGCCTTGCTCGTGGGGCGCAGCACCTGCTTGCGCCGGTCGTGCGGATGGGGCTCCCGGACCAGCAGCTCGGACCGCTCCAACCGCGCGACCACGCCGGTGGTCGCACCGGTGGTCAGCCCGGTGATCGCGGCGAGCTCGCTCGCGGTCATCGGAGCCCGTTCGTGCAGCAGGTCCAGGCACTTGAGGTCGGTCGGACCGAGCCCCAGGCGCTCGGCCAGCGCGTGGTGGCAGAGCACGGTCGCGGTGCTGTACCTGCGGGACAGCGGGCCGGTGATCTCCGCGGCCAGTGCGGCGCGCTCATGTCGTTCTCCGGTGCCCATCGACAACTCCCTTCAAAACTCGCTTAGTTGCTAAGCTACTTTGCCCGCCGAGGAGAGGTCAAGAACGGGGTGCAACACGCCGATGGGGACTTCTCGCCGAATATCGGGACAGCGCTAGACGGCTGGATACAGTCCGAGAGCTATGGACCCGGTTCGCAATCCCTTCGCCCCCGGCGCCGGGCAGCGGCCGCCCGAACTCGCCGGACGGGACCGCGAGCTCGACGCCTTCGAAGTCGTGCTCGAACGCGTCGCCCGAGGTCGGCCCGAGCGCAGCCTGGTGCTCACCGGCCTGCGCGGCGTCGGCAAGACGGTGCTGCTCGGTGAGCTGCGGTCGATGGCGCTCCGGCGGGGCTGGGGCGCGGGCAAGGTCGAGGCGCGACCGGAGGCCGGGCTGCGGCGGCCGCTGTCCGCTGCGCTGCACCGCGCGATCCGCGACCTGGCCGTGCGCCACCGCGCGCCGGACCGCGTCGAGCAGGTCCTGGCCGTGCTCAAGGCCTTCGCGCTCAAGGCGAATCCCGACGGTGCGAAGCTCCGCGACCGGTGGCAGCCGGGCATCGACGTGCCCGCCGCGCAGGGCCGCGCCGACTCCGGCGACATCGAGATCGACCTGGTCGAGCTGTTCACCGAGGTCGCGGAACTGGCCGCCGACGTCGGTTCCGGGATCGCGCTGCTGATCGACGAGATGCAGGACGTGCCGACCGAGGACGTCTCCGCGCTGTGCGCGGCCTGCCACGAGCTGTCCCAGTCGGGGGCGCCGCTGGTGGTGGTCGGTGCCGGTCTGCCGCACCTGCCCGCGGTGCTGTCGGCGAGCAAGTCCTATTCCGAGCGGTTGTTCCGGTACGTGCGGATCGACCGGCTGGACCGCTCGGATGCCGACCGCGCGGTGCTAGCGCCCATCGAGCGCGAGGAAGCCGAGATCACCCCGGACGCCCTGGACGCGCTGTTCGACATCTCCGGCGGCTACCCGTACTTCGTGCAGTCGTACGGGAAGGCGACCTGGGACGCGGCGGTGCGCAGCGAGATCGGCGCGGAGGACGTGCGGCTGGCCGCGCCGGAGGCGGAGTCGGAGCTGGCCGTCTGGGTTCTTCGGCTCCCGCTACGAGCGGGCCACCCCGGCTGAGCGGGAGTACCTGCGGGCGATGGCGGAACTGGTGGAGGGCCGCGACGAACCGGCCCCGACCGCCTCCATCGCGCAGTACCTGGAGCGCCGCCCGTCCTCGCTGTCCCCGGCGCGGGACAGCCTGATCAAGAAGGGCCTGGTCTACTCCGGCGAGCGCGGCCTGATCGCCTTCACCGTGCCGCACTTCGGCCGCTACCTGCTCACGCAGGACTGAAGAACCGGTTGGCGGCGGGCCGGAACATCGCGATCACCGCGCCGACCACGGCGAGCACGTGCGCGATGCGCACGACGAGGAAGACCCAGTCGGTCGGCCCGGCGGGCAGCTCGATCCCACCGGCCAGCGCGGGCCCGACCATGCTCAGCAGGCCCACGCCGCCCAGCAGCACGGCCAGCGTGACGCGGACCCAGTTCCGGCCGTGGCGGAGCTGGAGAACGAGCGCCACCAGCGCGGCGTAGACGAGCATCCTGATCGCGGCCGCCAGCAGCAGGTCTTGCGGCGAGGGCAGAACGTTGAGCAGCGTTTCCACGACACCGGCGCCGATCGCGATCAGCCAGAGCAGGATCGAGGTCCGCACCGCTTCGGGAGCCTTCGGCATGATCCACCTTCCTGAGCGATCCTCGAAGTGTGGACGCGCGAAAGCCGCAGGTCATCGGGGGAAAGCCTGGATCCCACCCCTAGGTGATCG
This portion of the Saccharopolyspora antimicrobica genome encodes:
- a CDS encoding acetyl-CoA C-acetyltransferase, with translation MATARRVAIIGGNRIPFARSGGPYARAANQDMLTAALDGLVARFGLQGERIGEFVAGAVLKHSRDFNLARETVLGSKLDPRTPAHDVQMACATGLEAVVSVANKIALGQLDVGIAGGVDSASDAPIAVNDDLRRVLLRANHAKTAAGRLKALTGVRPQHIVPEIPRNAEPRTGLSMGEHAAKTALAWEIGREAQDELAARSHQRLAAAYERGFFDDLLTSYQGVARDQNLRPDSTAEKLAKLKPVFGRGEDATMTAGNSTPLTDGAATVLLASEEWAAQRRLPVLAYLGDVVSASVDHVSGDEGLLMAPAYAVPQLLDRTGLGLGDFDFYEVHEAFASQVLATLKAWQDPEFCKDRLGRAEPLGEIDPAKLNVVGSSLAAGHPFAATGGRIVATLAKLLAEKGSGRGLISICAAGGQGMTAVLERP
- a CDS encoding class I SAM-dependent methyltransferase produces the protein MSRSFEELVAEAAAAPVEGWDFSWLDGRATEQRPSWGYQRLLGQRLALASAALDIQTGGGEVLAGVPGFPPVMVATESWPPNVAVATELLHPLGAVVVADPDEPPLPFADAAFDLVTSRHPATVWWSEIARVLKPGGTYFAQHVGPGTMWELVEHFLGPQPEARRKRHPDLEAADARAAGLEVVDVRSERLRAEFSDIGAVVYFLRKVIWTVPGFTVEAHLDRLRDLHEQIRRNGAFIAHATRTLVEARNPASG
- a CDS encoding CoA transferase; translation: MAAEWRRTLAGALEALGIERSPDELVVTGELGHLAARLPVEDTAIACIGAALLAAGPAELATGHVAAAVRSEAHFLLNGQSPQDGFAPMSRFWRASDGWVRTHGNYPWHREALQRALGTSDDVAAVGSAIAELPAREVEARVVAAGGIAAAVRSPEQWRAEPPGRAVDAQPLVSARQAGDAAPRRGRFRVLDLTRVIAGPVCTRFLAALGADVLRIDPPHRPERPGSHDALLGKRSAVLDARTPEGLARLHELLDGADVLVHGYRPGALDRFGLDFESLADRHPGLVVVSLSAWGNSGPWGDRRGFDSIVQAASGIAAVESTSDGPGALPCQLLDHGTGYLCAAAVLDGLRRQSEHGGTWLRELSLARTAHWLLDQPRTERPAAPVNVEPWLTSLEGGITAVAPPGRLDGRALTWPFLQPYGTAEPAW
- a CDS encoding SgcJ/EcaC family oxidoreductase is translated as MTDDEQITALFERMCTAWTAGDARAYGECFTTDCDYVSYDGNRAQGREPVIASHDKLFRGVLYDSALVGRIESIRHVSDGVAIVQATGSVLTAWRTKLPKRRLTRNTIVAVRGAGGWQFTAIHNGRIRPVHPPEPDSPPARLARALVHASRRLGLGRAAAPDRASSRTGQS
- a CDS encoding MarR family winged helix-turn-helix transcriptional regulator; translated protein: MGTGERHERAALAAEITGPLSRRYSTATVLCHHALAERLGLGPTDLKCLDLLHERAPMTASELAAITGLTTGATTGVVARLERSELLVREPHPHDRRKQVLRPTSKAVREVQAVFDSLPVATDALVEGFDAHQLTAISEFLTRVTDFAYQRGALLRAQALPSGGRRATTSPEHDPEEQR